GGTCGAGATCGCCGAGATCGACCAGCGCGGCAAGCTCTCCCTGATCCCCGTGATCGAGGGCGAGGCCGACGCCGCCTCCGAAGACGCTGACAAGGACGACTCCGACAAGTGACGTCGCGTAGTTCCCGTGTGACGGCCCGCCCCTCTTCGGAGGGGCGGGCCGTCGCCCGTACCCAAACCCTGCTCAAGGGGCAGAACGGCATCGGCACCGTCCGCCGCACCGTCCTGCCCGGCGGACTGCGCGTCGTCACCGAGACGCTGCCCTCCGTCCGCTCCGCCACCTTCGGCATCTGGGCCCACGTCGGATCCCGCGACGAGACGCCCGCGCTGAACGGCGCCACGCACTACCTGGAGCACCTCCTCTTCAAGGGCACGCACAAGCGCAGCGCCCTCGACATCTCCTCCGCGATCGACGCGGTCGGCGGCGAGATGAACGCCTTCACGGCGAAGGAGTACACCTGCTACTACGCCCGGGTGCTCGACACCGACCTGCCGCTCGCCATCGACGTGGTCTGCGACATGCTCACCGGCTCGCTGATCCGCGAGGAGGACGTCGACGCCGAGCGCGGTGTCATCCTCGAAGAGATCGCGATGACCGAGGACGACCCGGGCGACATGGTCCACGACCTGTTCGCGCAGACCATGTACGGCGACACCCCGCTGGGCCGCCCCGTCCTCGGCAGCGTCGACACGATCAACGCCCTCGGCGCCGACCGGATCCGCCGCTTCTACAAGAAGCACTACGACCCGACCCACCTGGTCGTGGCCGCCGCCGGCAACGTCGACCACAACAAGGTCGTACGCCAGGTCCGCACCGCCTTCGAGAAGGCCGGCGCCCTCACCCGCACCGACGCCGAGCCGATCGGCCCGCGCGCCGGCACCCGCCGCATCCGCACCTCCGGCCGCGTCGACCTGGTGAGCCGCAAGACCGAGCAGGCCCACGTGGTCCTCGGCATGCCCGGCCTCGCCCGGACCGACGAGCGCCGCTGGGCACTCGGCGTACTCAACACCGCCCTGGGCGGCGGCATGTCGTCCCGCCTCTTCCAGGAGGTCCGCGAGAAGCGCGGCCTCGCCTACAGCGTGTACTCGTACACCTCGGGCTTCGCCGACACCGGCCTCTTCGGCGTCTACGCGGGCTGCCGCCCCAACCAGGTCCACGACGTG
This DNA window, taken from Streptomyces sp. TN58, encodes the following:
- a CDS encoding M16 family metallopeptidase, with protein sequence MTSRSSRVTARPSSEGRAVARTQTLLKGQNGIGTVRRTVLPGGLRVVTETLPSVRSATFGIWAHVGSRDETPALNGATHYLEHLLFKGTHKRSALDISSAIDAVGGEMNAFTAKEYTCYYARVLDTDLPLAIDVVCDMLTGSLIREEDVDAERGVILEEIAMTEDDPGDMVHDLFAQTMYGDTPLGRPVLGSVDTINALGADRIRRFYKKHYDPTHLVVAAAGNVDHNKVVRQVRTAFEKAGALTRTDAEPIGPRAGTRRIRTSGRVDLVSRKTEQAHVVLGMPGLARTDERRWALGVLNTALGGGMSSRLFQEVREKRGLAYSVYSYTSGFADTGLFGVYAGCRPNQVHDVLRICRDELDKVAADGLGDDEIRRAVGQLSGSTVLGLEDTGAIMNRIGKSELCWGDQMSVDDMLARIAAVTPDDVRAVAQDVLAQRPSLAVIGPLKEKQAARLDEAVA